tgtagattcgtgagcactcatctcagatcgctatttaaaatgaacgatatcggactataaccacgcccactttttcgatatcgaaaatttcgaaaaaccgaaaaagtgcgataattcattacaaaagacagataaagcgacgaaacttggtagatgagttgaacttatcacgcagaatagaaaattagtaaaattttggacaatgggcgtggcaccgcccacttttaaaagaaggtaatttagaagttttgcaagctgtaatttggcagtcgttgaagatatcatgatgaactttggcaggaacgttactgctattactatatgtacgctcaataaaaattagcaaaatcggagaaggactacgcctacttttaaaaaaaaattttttttaaagtaaaattttaacaaaaaatttaatatctttacagtatataagtaaagtatgtcaacattcaactccagtaatgatatggtgcaacaaaatacaaaaataaaagaaaatttcaaaatgggcgtggctccgccctttttcatttaatttgtctaggatacttttaacgccataattcgaacaaaaactaaccaatccttttgaaatttggtatgggcatagattttataacgttaacttttttctgtgaaaatgggcgaaatcggttgatgccacgcccagtttttatacacagtcgtccgtctgtccttccgcatggccgttaacacgataacttgagcaaaaatcggcatatctttaatgaacttagttcacgtgcttacttgaactcactttatcttggtatgaaaaatgaacgtaatccgactatgaccacgcccactttttcgatatcgaaaattacgaaaaatgaaaaaaatgccataattttataccaaatacgaaaaaagggatgaaacatggtaaggtaattggattgttttattgacgcgaaatataactttagaaaaaactttataaaatggttgtgacacctaccatattaagtagaagaaaattaaaaaagttctgcagggcgaaataaaaaacccttaaaatcttggcaggtactacatatataaataaattagcggtatccaacagatgatgttctgggtcaccctggtccacattttggtcgatatctggaaaatgccttcacatatacaactaccaccactcacttttaaaactctcattaatacctttaatttgatacccatatcgtacaaacttattctagagtcacccctggtccacctttatgccgatatctcgaaaaggcgtccacctatagaactaagtcccacgcccttttaaaatactcattaaaacctttcatttgatacccatattgtacaaacatattctaaagtcacccctggtccacctttatggcgatatctcgaaaaggcgaacacctatagaacgaaggcccactcccttttaaaaatactcattaacacctttcatttgatacccatatcgtacaaacaaagtctagagtcacccctggtccacctttattgcgatacctcgaaaaggcgtacacctatagaactaaggcccactcccttttaaaatactcattaacacctttcttttgatacccatattgtacaaacaaattctagggtcacccctggtccacctttatggcgatatctcgaaacggcgtccacctatggaactaaggattactcccttttaaaatactcattaacacctttcatttgatacccatatcgtacaaacgcattctagagtcacctctggtccacttttatggcgatatctcgaaaaggcgaccacctatacaacaaccaccactcccttttaaaaccctcattaatacctttaatttgatacccatatcgtacaaacacattctagagtcacccctggtccacctttatggcgatattttgaaacagcatccacctatagaactaaggcccactcccttttaaaatactcattaacaccattcgtttgatgcccatattgaacaaacaaattctagggtcacccctggtccacctttatggcgatatctcgaaacggcgtccacctatggaactaaggattactcccttttaaaatactcattaacacctttcatttgatacccatttcgtacaaacgcattctagagtcacccctggtccacctttatggcgatatctcgaaaaggcgaccacctatacaacaaccaccactcccttttaaaaccctcattaatacctataatttgatacccatatcgtataaacacattctagagtcacccctggtccacctttgtggcgatatctcgaaacggcgtccacctatggaactaaggattactcccttttaaaatagtcactaacacctttcatttgatacccatatcgtacaaacgcattctagagtcaaccctgatccacctttatggctatatccctaaatggcgtccacctatagaactatggcccactccctcataaaatactctttaatgcctttcatttgatacacatgtcatacaaacatattccaggttttccctcggttcattttcctacatggttattttcccttatgttgtcaccatagctctcaactgagtatataatgttcggttacacccgaacttaaccttccttacttgttactacaGTATTTGATTTTCTGATCTAACCACGGTTgtcactttggtccatttggaccgaaagtggtcctttccaacctcgtttggtccgctggtccctttttgtCATTTTTAggttttgatattttctttttctatttcTTGCTCAGGGGTAAAAATGCAGAATGCATCCCAAAACTTGCCTGATTAAGCAGCTTTTCAATTGCAATCGATTTCCATCAACCCACATACAATCTTCCATTTACTTAAATGGACTTCTTTCCACAATTGCTAGGTACATAAATATGTGTTACACAGATTCAAAAATCTTTAATCATTAAATTTTAGCAGAACAAAGGCAACTCCTGCAGCAGATAATTTAGGCAAAGACACACATAAACGAGTAATGTCGGGCTTTACAAAAACCATTTTGAAACAACGTATGTATGTCACAACGAAAGATTTAGTTTTGgtgtttagatatttcgatcgattaTCAAACAGTTTTCGTCatagatttttgtcactagtTGAACTAAATAAAGGTGACACAACactgaatttaaaatttatttaaaggcCAACTGGTGCTTCTTGATAATTTTATAAAGCTTGCCATTGATGAATTCAAGGAATTTCAAAATCATGTGATGTTGAGCCATACTAATATGTTACTCTTTGGTTCACGTATTGTATTGAGAACTAGTGGGAGCCGATTCGGCTATATTTTCTAGTCTGTTTTCTGTAAGTTCGTGGCGATATTAATACCATGGATAAAGAGTTCCAACAATATACCATCTAATTTAGGAACTTTTCAAGTGCATTTTGAGTAATATATGCATAGTgactatataaaaaatattgaatcaATATTCCATTGCTACAAAGTGGAATATTTTAGGACCATTGAACTTTAACCTCAGGCCTGATAAAGAGCATCCCTACTACGaacaatttagaaaaaagtaaGTAAGAAAAAGAAAGAGAAGTATCTGCTTTAtttcatttatgattaattaAGTTTTATAGTTCGGCGGCGGCAGCATAGCCCAAATTGTTTCAACTGCACATTGTTAAAACCAAACTGTTCTGCACATTGGAGATTAAGTCTTTAAAATGTAATACATTCAACAATGTAAAACTggttttataataattttatgttAATGCAgtcctttatatttttatatccATACcaacagacccggcagacgttgctcatccctagctttggtctatctgctaAACTTTGAAGCAGTTTttcctcttactctcccttctcCTCTTCTCCCTTTTCCTTACCTTTTTACTCACTTTTCACTTtgcctttctctttttctgcgtctctttctccctctccggcTTCTCCCCTCTTCTTTTCCGCTCTCCATCTATCTATATCTCGCTATCTTCGTCTAACcctatctctttctccttcccccTTTTCTCTTCTTTAGTTTTTCttgttcttctccatccctttttACCAGTCCCaggcccagtcccagtcccagtcccagtccaagtaccagtccaagtcccagtcccagtctcagtcccagttccagttcaagttccagtcccaatcccaggtccattcccagtcccagtcccagtctaagTTCCAGTCTCAGTGCAGCTCCCAGTCCCAttctcagttccagtcctagtccaagtcccagtcccagtcggtccctgctcCGTTTCCcgaaaaaagtgtcataaatactaATCAAGGCAATAcccaatttcaggtaaatcgaacccAGAacagaattttttcgaaaagatcGGTACATGATCCTCTTCCCGGAGAAAAattatcgtaaatactaatgtaGGCAAAGGGCTGcctatatactaaatttcaggtaattcgaaccgtgaatagaatttgttcgaatagatcggtccctgctCCACATCCCGGAAGGAAACTTCACATAaacgctatcctatctttcaagttgtATCACACTGAATACGGtgtgcaaatttgattgaaattggttcagtagcttaggagtccatcgcgtaCAAAGACCATGACACgaaatttatataaaaagttactcatacgcactGTCATCCCTAATTACATATGCGCGCCTATGAAACTACATattatttgcaataaaataatattgcgactataaactgagatataacctatcctatttttcaagttagatcaaactacacacggggtgcaaaacaaattcaaaatcggatcagtagtttaggagtccatcgcggacgaACAAAGTGAcatgtgatttttatatataaagattactGTTAGctccattatttttttttttatcaaaaggaaatttggtactgttttTGAGACTTGgttccttttttcgatgaattttggtcccaaatgaaaatatggtgtggcaaccgtggttctAACTCTATTCGTCGTCAAAATATTTAACCATGAGACACATTTCAACACAATTTTAACGAACACATACCTCATAAACGCCGAAGCATTGCCCATAATATTATAGGCGTAACAAGTGTAGAGGCCGCTATCACTACGCGAGATATTATGTACCAAAAGTGAACCATTCTCAATCAATGCAACACGATTCATTACTTCAATTGTCTGCACGCTAACATTCAACATATTATCGTCCATTATGAGAGAAGTTAATGGCAAATGACCAATCACTTTTTCATTGTGATTAATAATAACCGGACGCTTATCGGGATCGGCATGATGGCGTAAAATTTGATTGGTTGGTGTAACCCAGATAACATCCGGCGTTGGACTACCAGAAAACAAGCACTCTAATTTTGCTGTGGAATGAAGTCTATGCATTTTTGATTCCGACGATGCCATAATCACCGGCTTTAAACAATGTAAATGACGCAACACATTCACCATATCACCAGGATGTCCATGATGGCAAGTCAACGTATCAATTAATTCATCAATATTATCACCCCTATCTATTGATGATGTAGCATCTGCTAAGATAACTGTACCTTCATAGAGAAAACCACGTTGATGCGAACGCAAACGACGTAAGTTAGAGCTGCTATTGCTCAACCATTCACCCAACCAGAACATACGACAATCGCATATATAATCATTGTAACGTATATGTATATAACGTAGATTTGGTAAATATCTAACACTCTCTGGTATATAGGCTAGCTTGTTGTTGCGCACATTCAAACGTTGCAATTGTTTTAGTTGACCAATTTCATTTGGTAATTGCTGTAAGGCATTGCCGGCCAACAGAAGTTCATGCAAATTTGGTGTATTACGGAAGAGCGTACGTGTTAGTTGAGTCAATTGTTTGTTATGTTGCATAGAAAGTATACGCAAATTGGCCAATACATGCGGATCTACATAATCGTTGCTGCGTGATATGAAATTACCAATTTTCTCCAAAGGCGTAGCGTCGACACGCAAAACCAATAATGCACGTTGAGACATAAATATGCCATTTGGTAGCTGCGTGAATTTATTATGACTCAAATCAAGTTGTTGTAGATTATGTAGCGGATGGAAAATTATTGAAGAGATTGTAGTCAAACTATTCAACGACAAATTTagcataaataaatttgttaGCGAATCGAAAGCTTTACGATCAATGCTGGTGATATTATTCGCTGATAAGTCTAAAAAGCGTAACTTATACAAATTATAAAATGTATTCCTGCCAATAGTTTCCATAGCATTTTGCTGCAAATACATTTCGCGCAATTCGCCGTTCATAGCAAAAAAGTTATCCGGAAATGAGAGCAAACGATTTTGTGACAGATCGAGCGTTTGTAGCTCACGCATACTTTGAAATAATTGAAAGGGTAAAGTGGTTAGGCGATTTTGCGCTAAATAGAGACGCTGCAATTTCAGTGCACCATTGAAAGTGTCGCGCGGTAAATCGCTTAAGCGATTATGCGTTAAATTGATTGCCCTCAATTCGCTTAAatgttgcaaaaattttacattcaATACGTGTACGCGATTATCATCCAAGCGCAACTCAAGCAAATGATTCATATGTTGGAATTCGGAGAGTGCACAATTTTGTGTGTCAATGGCATTGCTTGTCAGTTTCAATACTCTCAAACGTCGCACTGTTTGCGGCATTGCCCAGCGTGTACATTCCAATTTATTTGCTGTTAGATCTAATGTTTCcaaatattcaaaatttgttttgtgATTCGTGAAAAGCTGCTCCAATTGGTTATCGCGCAAATCGCTATAGGCCCACTTGAAGTGACGCACGCTCTCATATTGTTGTAGCTGTAGCGTGAATGCATCGGCATTAGCATAGCAATGTTGCAAAATTATATAACCATAATTAATATACATTTTTGAGAGTAGCTCAGCATTGACATTTGCAAGTGTTGTGTTCTCACAAAAGAGCTTAAAAACATTAATATCATCAGTGGCGCCAGCTGCCACACCATCATTACCACTGCCATCGCCACCACCCACACCATCATTACGTCCGAAAATGTGGTCTAAATTTGTTGCCACTGCGGCTGCTCCCGCAGCACTTGCATCTGTTGAAGTTGCTGTTTGTAGTACGCCGCTACCAATGCCGTCCATTACAAACGCTGGTATTTGTATTTTATAGCCCAGCACATTGATTTCATGttcatattttttttgtgttgtgtGTCGTTGTGACTCATCCTTTGTTGTAAATGTGGATATGCATGATGCTGATTGTGGTGgcagctgttgctgttgttgtgtatGTGAAAATGTTGTTAgcagttgctgctgctgctgctgtgaTGTTGCGCTGCTAGTAGTTGGTCCTggatttttttttgggaaatttttgagttCCGCATTGTAGCTGGTTTTTTGTAGCGTTTGCGTTTTCTTTTCAGGTGCTTCATTTGATTCGCGTACAGTTTCTATGCTGGCTAATGATGGATTATTAGCAATTAATGCTGCCGCGGCTACAGCGCTGCTCAGTGTCGTCTTATATGCATTCTCGTTAAAGTTGTCTGCTGGTGAAACTGCTCTtacattcaaaacaaaaaaatttgcataactGAGGAATAGACTCAATATCAGGGAAATCTGGGATATTGCTTCCATTTTGTATTGGAGAATTTATGAAATTTGTGTGGCATTATGTATACATTTTTCAGCGGCATATTATACCTGAAAATAAAGAGAAAAGATATATGTTAGTAATGTATGAATACTTTTTATCTATTATCTCATCTTACTGCTAACTTATATTATAAATTCGCTAGTTTGTGCATGAGTTATTATGTTTGAAGGCGACAATCTAGCTAGGCCTCTTCGTCATAATCAATTTAAGGTTAGCTGGAGGACTTCATCAGCATCGGCCGATCACCATAAAGTAGGCTGCAAGTAAGCGTCTATCTTTGATCAAGCGCCTctgcgacgaatattagcatcactgagCTAATACTAAGCAGCCattcgtatgtacgtaaacaaatcaatcatcatgtgcacaca
The DNA window shown above is from Eurosta solidaginis isolate ZX-2024a chromosome 2, ASM4086904v1, whole genome shotgun sequence and carries:
- the LOC137240647 gene encoding uncharacterized protein, with product MEAISQISLILSLFLSYANFFVLNVRAVSPADNFNENAYKTTLSSAVAAAALIANNPSLASIETVRESNEAPEKKTQTLQKTSYNAELKNFPKKNPGPTTSSATSQQQQQQLLTTFSHTQQQQQLPPQSASCISTFTTKDESQRHTTQKKYEHEINVLGYKIQIPAFVMDGIGSGVLQTATSTDASAAGAAAVATNLDHIFGRNDGVGGGDGSGNDGVAAGATDDINVFKLFCENTTLANVNAELLSKMYINYGYIILQHCYANADAFTLQLQQYESVRHFKWAYSDLRDNQLEQLFTNHKTNFEYLETLDLTANKLECTRWAMPQTVRRLRVLKLTSNAIDTQNCALSEFQHMNHLLELRLDDNRVHVLNVKFLQHLSELRAINLTHNRLSDLPRDTFNGALKLQRLYLAQNRLTTLPFQLFQSMRELQTLDLSQNRLLSFPDNFFAMNGELREMYLQQNAMETIGRNTFYNLYKLRFLDLSANNITSIDRKAFDSLTNLFMLNLSLNSLTTISSIIFHPLHNLQQLDLSHNKFTQLPNGIFMSQRALLVLRVDATPLEKIGNFISRSNDYVDPHVLANLRILSMQHNKQLTQLTRTLFRNTPNLHELLLAGNALQQLPNEIGQLKQLQRLNVRNNKLAYIPESVRYLPNLRYIHIRYNDYICDCRMFWLGEWLSNSSSNLRRLRSHQRGFLYEGTVILADATSSIDRGDNIDELIDTLTCHHGHPGDMVNVLRHLHCLKPVIMASSESKMHRLHSTAKLECLFSGSPTPDVIWVTPTNQILRHHADPDKRPVIINHNEKVIGHLPLTSLIMDDNMLNVSVQTIEVMNRVALIENGSLLVHNISRSDSGLYTCYAYNIMGNASAFMRIYIDPIVFYRIKIESLLTGTAAATAFLLLTLITQGLRALFAKCGICDKFYCCARNKQSPKARQIYAMLDSIESYKSQQLERLRENYAQQVHRIRENCVQQVEWIQSSYTSQAKYLKEFRDMGSTHLTSLKDQYYDQVKKVRDYSTGQLNWVRENYVFQRNKIRKFSAHQVLRLREGYKYQQQTLNKVLENLPSFYFENCRGRCEEDIAEDIEVYFKTQLGDQYNPSMAKMKSLKSKLAVMALSSASKASVYYTPPEDGLRRSQLQLQTSPIHINYINENLDHKKFNLNDTKVTREFLLNTPLMVNSCIDGSGDGFYNSPTKPEFTLSQLKISDKHPLGAGSIEDNCYDASLAHAYNLIPMKMKSTEKKKKHSQHRQQHRTCCEHRRVARTIQHHNTGTNCWRHDGGGGGDECVEAIIADINIELTELRDFKDTTNINDVKSSKSCPAIYKVSKQQDGTTLHELLTTDKPNPDVNTNITRLNAVGSEATMRMREPEPCQKANTTDTTDGIITRKLCKDKLNIILDESGKSMLYNGTNAAPELVCCGGGGCAGSGARKKNLKYASCSTMALSQSKNSLPEFEAYDVRRTGVGSVDGNVGACDNNKYKKELSCSNLTTMPSSPALWTTATMSNNGGDSISLSSNSNNSSSYTKNPTTNQQQQQQYSNVDVLNLA